The DNA region GGGCGTGAAGCGGAACTCCCGGCCGTTCCAGCGCACGGTCGACGAGGCGAAATCGAGGGCGATGGCGTCGCCGTCGATGATCGTGCGCTCGCTCTCGCCGCGACCGGCGTGGTGCGCCGCGAGGGCGTCGATCAGGGGCGGGCACTCCACGCACACGAAGCCGTTGTTGATGGCGTTGCGCAGGTAGGTCTGGGAATAGCTGCCCGCGATGACCAGCGGGATGCCCGCCGCCTGCAGGGCCGTGGCGGCCTGCTCGCGGCTCGAGCCGGTGCCGAAGTTGTAGCCCGCGACGAGCACGTCGCCCGGCGCGATGCGGCCGGCGAACTGGGGGTCGTAGTTCTCCATGACGACCTCGGCCATCTTCTCCTTCGTGACGTCCTCGCGGTAGGTCCAGTCCTTGGAGTAGATGCCGTCGGTGTTCAGGTTGTCCTTGGGCAGGTAGACCAGCCGCCCCTCGATGCCGGCGGGGAAGCCGTCGAGGATGTCGGTGGCGGCGGCACCGCCCGCCGGTGCGGTGAACTCGCGGATGTCCCGCTTGGGCACGGCGTCGGTGAGATCCATGCCGGCGGGCCCGGTCACGAAGCCGGCCAGCGCGCTGGCCGTCACCACGGCGGGGCTGGCCAGGTAGGCCTCGGCGTCGCGGCTGCCCATGCGGCCGCGGAAGTTGCGGTTCGTCGCCGAGATGCCCACTTCGCCGTCCTCGAGCAGGCCCACGCCCAGGCCGATGCAGGGGCCGCAGCCCGGGGGCAGCACCTTCGCGCCGGCGTCGATCAGCTTCTGCCAGGCCCCGCTGGCCTCGGCCTGGGCCTGGATGGGCGCGCTGGCCGCGGCGATGTAGAACTCGACGCCGTCGGCCACCTTCCCGCCGTCGGCCACGGCGGCCGCGGCCTCGATGTCGCCCAGGCGCGAGTTGGTGCAGCTGACCAGGTAGGCCTTGTCGATCTTCATGCGTTTCGCGTGCAGCGCAGCCAGCGAGGTCATCACCTGCAGGCTGTGGGGTCCGCTCACGTGGGGCGTGACCCGGGCCAGGTCGAGGGTGATCAGGGCGGCGTAGTCGGCGCCGGCGTCGGAGACCGGCGGGTTCCGCGTCCAGGCTTCCAGGTCGGCGTCGGTGATGCGGTCGGTGACGCCGTGGTCGGCGAGCCAGGCCCGGCGGCCGCGCATGAACTCCACGCAGGTGGCGTCGACGGGGAACCAGCCCGCCAGCGCGCCCCACTCGGTGGTCATGTTGGCGATGGTCAGGCGTTCCTCCATGTCGAGGTCGGCCACGCCGTCGCCGCCGAACTCGATCACCGCGTTGAGCACCTCGCCCTGGTTGTAGAGCCCGCACAGGGTGATGATGACGTCCTTGCCCGTCACGCCGGGCTGCATGCGTCCGGTCAGGTTCACCTTGATGGTGCGCGGGATCTGCCACCACACGGTGCCGGTGGCCCACAGGGCCGCCGCGTCGGTGCGCACCACCGGCGTGCCGAGGGCGCCGATGCCGCCGTAGGTGTTGCTGTGGCTGTCGCTCGCCACGCAGAAGCCGCCCGGCCGCACGTAGCCTTCCTCGATCATGATCTGGTGGCCGATGCCGCGCCCCGCGGGGTAGGCGTCGATGCCGTGCCTGCGGGCGAACTCGGCGATCTTGGCGTACTTGGCATGGTTGTCGTCGCCGAGGTCCTGGATGTTGTGGTCGAGGGTGAACACCGGCTGGCGGGGGTCCTTCACCTTCGTCACGCCCAGGCCGTTGAACTTGCCCATGACGGCGCTCGTGTTGTCGTGGGTCATGACGTGGTCGGGCACGAGGGTGACGTAGTCGCCGGCCTTCAGTTCCTGGCCGGGCTTCAGGCCCACGGCGTGCGCCTGGACGATCTTCTCGATGACTGTCTGCGCCATGTTCGGTCGCTCCCGGAACGCGGGTGGATGCGGGCGGGCGGGCGCGGGCGTGTCCCGGCGCCGGCCGGAGGGGACGCCACCCAAGGTAAACCACAAGCCCCCGGCGCACAATCGCCGGGGGCTCGTCGCTGCGGGCGCGGGGCGGGGCTATGCGGAGCGGTTCGGTCCCGGATAGCCCTCGTTGATGTAGGCCACGAGGACGTCGATCTGCTCGGACTGGTTGGCGCTGATCTGCTTGACCACGTCGCCGATGGAGACCATGCCCAGCAACGTCTGGCCCTCGAGAACGGGGATGTGCCGGATGC from bacterium includes:
- the lysF gene encoding homoaconitase, yielding MAQTVIEKIVQAHAVGLKPGQELKAGDYVTLVPDHVMTHDNTSAVMGKFNGLGVTKVKDPRQPVFTLDHNIQDLGDDNHAKYAKIAEFARRHGIDAYPAGRGIGHQIMIEEGYVRPGGFCVASDSHSNTYGGIGALGTPVVRTDAAALWATGTVWWQIPRTIKVNLTGRMQPGVTGKDVIITLCGLYNQGEVLNAVIEFGGDGVADLDMEERLTIANMTTEWGALAGWFPVDATCVEFMRGRRAWLADHGVTDRITDADLEAWTRNPPVSDAGADYAALITLDLARVTPHVSGPHSLQVMTSLAALHAKRMKIDKAYLVSCTNSRLGDIEAAAAVADGGKVADGVEFYIAAASAPIQAQAEASGAWQKLIDAGAKVLPPGCGPCIGLGVGLLEDGEVGISATNRNFRGRMGSRDAEAYLASPAVVTASALAGFVTGPAGMDLTDAVPKRDIREFTAPAGGAAATDILDGFPAGIEGRLVYLPKDNLNTDGIYSKDWTYREDVTKEKMAEVVMENYDPQFAGRIAPGDVLVAGYNFGTGSSREQAATALQAAGIPLVIAGSYSQTYLRNAINNGFVCVECPPLIDALAAHHAGRGESERTIIDGDAIALDFASSTVRWNGREFRFTPLGTPVQEVIVAGGVENMVRAALEG